In Mesorhizobium sp. M9A.F.Ca.ET.002.03.1.2, the DNA window CAGACCGGGATATCGGGATGGATTTCGACCAGCGCGTCGATCAGCTTGGCCAGCACGACGTCGTTGGCATAGGCCCGCGCCCCACGGCTCGCCTGCAGGATGACCGGCGATTTGGTCTCCTCGGCGGCCTCCATGATGGCAAGGCCCTGTTCCATGTTGTTCATGTTGAAGGCCGGCACGCCATAGCCGTGTTCGGCGGCATGGTCGAGCAATTGTCTCAGTGTGATGCGAGCCACCCAATAGTCTCCCGTGTCTGGTTTCGAACCGTGTTTGCTGGCTGGTCGAGCGTCGTCCAGCCCGTTGATGCTTCTGGCCGGATTTCCGCCGGACCGCAACCTGTCGACAGCGCGTCCGAAGCAATTCTTGTTACAGGATCGCAATCACGAACGAAAGAATATCTCACGAAAATATCACATTATCACAAAAATTTTGGTGCAAACGCGCTTTCTCGGCGTTATATAAATTATCGTGGTTGAACGCGCAGCGAGTTGCGCAAGAAAGCGCCGGGATGAAAAGCGACGGCCGCCGCCAGGGCATCATGGATTTTCTGATGGACGCCGGCACCGCGAGTGTCGACGATCTCGCTTCGCGCTTCGGTGTATCGAAGATGACCGTCCATCGCGACCTCGACGAGCTCGAGCAAAGCGGCTTCCTGCGCAAGGTGCGCGGCGGCGCCTCGATCCAGCCGAGCGGTCTTTTCGAGAGCGATTTCCGCTACCGTCAGAAGCAGGCCGGCGAGGAAAAGCAGCGCCTGGCGGCTGCCGCCGTGGCGATGATCGAACCGGGCCAGACGGTGATCATCGACGACGGCTCGACGGCGGGCGGCATTGCACGGCACCTCGCAGACCTGCGCCCGCTGACGGTGATCTCGAACAATCTGGCCGTCATACAGGATCTGGCTGGTGTTGGCGGCATCACCCTGATCGCGCTCGGTGGCCAGTACAGCAAGAAATTCCACGGGTTCTTCGGCCTGCTTGCCGAGGACACGCTGAAATCGTTGCGCGCCGATGTTGCCTTCCTGTCGTCGTCTGCGATCCACGGCGTCTCCGCTTTCCACCAGGATCAGGAAGTGGTTCATACCAAGCGATTGATGATGGCCGCCGCCGCCCGCAAATATCTGCTGGTCGATCACGGCAAGTTCGGCCGCACGGCCTTGCATTTCCTGACCGATCTCGAGGCGTTCGATGCCGTCTTCACTGGTCGCGAACTGGAACCGCAGATGCGCGAGGCGCTGGCTGGCGCCGGTGTTTCGCTAACAATAGTCGAGAGGGATTGAGGAGGACGCGTGGTTTATTGGGTCGGCACAAGTTGGAAAATGAACAAGACGCTTGCCGAGGCGATCGACTTCGCCAAGGCGCTCGCAGGGTTCGTCCCCGGTTTCGACGACCGCATCCAGCCCTTCGTCATCCCGCCCTTCACGGCGGTCCGCGAGGTCAAGAAAGCGTTGGCAACGACGCGGGTCAAGGTCGGTGCCCAGAACATGCATTGGTCCGATGCCGGAGCCTGGACCGGGGAAATTTCGCCCGTGATGCTGACGGATTGTGGGCTCGACCTCGTCGAACTCGGCCATAGCGAACGGCGTGAGCACTTTGGCGAGACCGACCAAGCGGTCGGCCTCAAGACCGCAGCGGCGGTGAAGCACGGGCTGGTGCCGCTCATCTGCGTCGGCGAGACATTGGCGCAACGCAACAGCGGCCAGGCCGATGCGGTGCTGGCCTTGCAGGTGCACGGCGCGCTAAAGGTCCTCGAAGGTGAAGCAAAGTCGGCGACGATCCTGTTTGCTTACGAACCGGTCTGGGCGATCGGCGACAAGGGCATTCCGGCAAGCTCGGACTACGCCGACCGGCAGCAGGCGCTGATCAAGAAAATCGCCGGCGACCTCCTGCCGGTCGTGCCGCCGGTGCTCTATGGCGGCAGCGTCAACCCGCAAAATGCCGCCGAACTGATCGGCCAGCCTCATGTCGACGGGCTGTTCATCGGTCGTTCGGCCTGGCAGGCGGAAGGCTATATCGACATCCTCCAACGCGCCTCGGCGGCGATCTAGAGCATGATCCCGAAAAGTGGAATCCGGTTTTCGGTCGAGATCATGCTCAACAAAAAATAGAGCCCCATCCCGATTCCATCGGGATGGAACAGGCTCTGAATCAATCGAACAAGGAAAGGATACGACCATGAAAATAGCCATTGGGGCCGACAGTGCCGGCAAGCCGCTGCTCGACGTCATCGCCGCTCACCTGGCCACCAAACCCGGCCTGACCGTCAGCGATCTCAGCCAGGCCGGCTACTATGCCGATCTGTCGCAGAAACTCGCCCAGACCATCGTCGACGGCGAGAACGATCGCGGCATCCTGTTTTGCGGCACCGGCATTGGCGTTTCCATCTCGGCCAACAAGGTGCCCGGCATTCGCGCGGCACTCACCCATGACACCTATTCGGCGGAGCGTGCGGCGAAATCCAACAACGCGCAGATCATCACCATGGGCGCCCGCGTCATCGGCCCTGAACTGGCCAAGGCCATCGTCGACACCTGGCTTGCATCGGAATTCGATGAGAAGGGGCCGTCCGCCGGCAACGTCCAGGCCATCGACAGGCTCGATGCCGCGAAGCTGGGCTGATGCGTGTCGCCCAAAAGCATGCCCTCAGGCATGAACCGAGGGTGCGCAACGGTTTTGGGACGACGACATGCATAAAAACAAAAGCTTAAAGCACGTCGCATGACGCGCTTTAAGCCAGGCTTTTCCACATGGCGCCTATGACCGTCACTGCGGACGCGGCGCCCGGATCCATATGTCCGAGCGACCGCTCGCCGAGGCGCGACGAGCGGCCCTTGGCGGCGATCATGTCCTTGGTCGCTTCCGCACCGCGCTCGGCCGCGGCCAGCGCTGCGCCGAGGCTTTCGGACAGGCCCTTGCCGGCGGCATGCGCAGCGGCCGCGGCTTGCGCCGCTGGCAACCAGGCGTCGACCATCGTCTTTTCGCCGATCTCGGCCTTGCCGCGATCCTGAATGCCTTGCGCCATCGCCTGGAACAGGGCGATGACATCGGCACCCGCCAAGTTCGCCTTGCCCTTGACGGCGACCGCACCGCGCATGAAGGCCGTCGCGTAAAGCGGGCCTGACGAGGCACCGACGGCGTTGAGGAACGATTTCGCCGCGGTGTTGAGGAGAGCCGTCGGCTCGATCGCCGCGAGGTCCAGCGGCACCAGCGCATCGTGCACCGCATCGAAGCCGAGCGCCATGGCGATGCCATGATCGGCGTCGCCGATGACGCCGTCGAGCTGACAGAGCCTGCCCTTGTCGGCTTCGATCGCCGCCGCGATCGCGTCGAACATTCTTTTCAGATCGGCTGCGTCGATGGATGTCATGGATGCTGCTTTCAGCCGGCGCGGAACATGGCGCAGTCGCAAGGGTGGTCGAGCATCGTCTGCAATTCGCCGTCGAGATGCATCAGCGTCACCGAGGCGCCGGCCATTTCGAGCGAGGTGCAGTAGTTGCCGACCCATGTCGCGTGGACGGCAACGCCGATGTCGTCGAGCCTTTGCTTGACCCGCCGGTTCATGATGTAAAGCTCCATCAGCGGCGTCGAGCCGAGCGAATTGACGAGCACGGCGACCTTGTCGCCACGCGCCGGCGCCATCTCGTCGAGGATCTTGTCCAGCATCTCGTCGGTGATCTCGTCGGCCGTTTTCAGTTTTCCGCGTGCGATGCCCGGCTCGCCATGAATGCCCATGCCGATCTCCATCTCATCCGGCCCGATCTCGAAATTCGGCCGGCGGGTCTGCGGCAGCGAACAGGGCGACAGCGCCACCCCCATGGTGAAGGTGTGATCGTTGGCCTTCCTGGCGATGCGCTCGCATTCGTCGAATGACAGCATCCGGTCACAGGCGGCACCAGCGGCTTTGAAGATGAAGAAG includes these proteins:
- a CDS encoding DeoR/GlpR family DNA-binding transcription regulator → MKSDGRRQGIMDFLMDAGTASVDDLASRFGVSKMTVHRDLDELEQSGFLRKVRGGASIQPSGLFESDFRYRQKQAGEEKQRLAAAAVAMIEPGQTVIIDDGSTAGGIARHLADLRPLTVISNNLAVIQDLAGVGGITLIALGGQYSKKFHGFFGLLAEDTLKSLRADVAFLSSSAIHGVSAFHQDQEVVHTKRLMMAAAARKYLLVDHGKFGRTALHFLTDLEAFDAVFTGRELEPQMREALAGAGVSLTIVERD
- a CDS encoding triose-phosphate isomerase, which translates into the protein MNKTLAEAIDFAKALAGFVPGFDDRIQPFVIPPFTAVREVKKALATTRVKVGAQNMHWSDAGAWTGEISPVMLTDCGLDLVELGHSERREHFGETDQAVGLKTAAAVKHGLVPLICVGETLAQRNSGQADAVLALQVHGALKVLEGEAKSATILFAYEPVWAIGDKGIPASSDYADRQQALIKKIAGDLLPVVPPVLYGGSVNPQNAAELIGQPHVDGLFIGRSAWQAEGYIDILQRASAAI
- a CDS encoding RpiB/LacA/LacB family sugar-phosphate isomerase, which produces MKIAIGADSAGKPLLDVIAAHLATKPGLTVSDLSQAGYYADLSQKLAQTIVDGENDRGILFCGTGIGVSISANKVPGIRAALTHDTYSAERAAKSNNAQIITMGARVIGPELAKAIVDTWLASEFDEKGPSAGNVQAIDRLDAAKLG
- a CDS encoding dihydroxyacetone kinase subunit DhaK — protein: MQTKKIINDGNSAVDEMLEGILAAHPRHLKSAMGSPRSIIARNGPRQGKVGFVIGGGSGHEPTFLGFVGKGLADAAAIGNVFASPPPDPILECAKAVSGGTGVLFMYGNYAGDVMNFDMAAEMAAMDDIEVRTVLTTDDVASAPRDQRHKRRGVAGNFFIFKAAGAACDRMLSFDECERIARKANDHTFTMGVALSPCSLPQTRRPNFEIGPDEMEIGMGIHGEPGIARGKLKTADEITDEMLDKILDEMAPARGDKVAVLVNSLGSTPLMELYIMNRRVKQRLDDIGVAVHATWVGNYCTSLEMAGASVTLMHLDGELQTMLDHPCDCAMFRAG
- the dhaL gene encoding dihydroxyacetone kinase subunit DhaL — encoded protein: MTSIDAADLKRMFDAIAAAIEADKGRLCQLDGVIGDADHGIAMALGFDAVHDALVPLDLAAIEPTALLNTAAKSFLNAVGASSGPLYATAFMRGAVAVKGKANLAGADVIALFQAMAQGIQDRGKAEIGEKTMVDAWLPAAQAAAAAHAAGKGLSESLGAALAAAERGAEATKDMIAAKGRSSRLGERSLGHMDPGAASAVTVIGAMWKSLA